The following are from one region of the Pirellulales bacterium genome:
- a CDS encoding M56 family metallopeptidase, translated as MNRYLDDFAQLAWVQLWQVAVVATLVAVSVRLWCRRRPRLAYALWMLVLFKALVPPVWSSPTSLFSWALVNSKSTSLATEVVPQDASAPSASIAPVSEQFAQQRHDSGPAAGELRHPTIKWPRAGVIGFYVWAGGLALGVVYVAGKHFVASILIRRSSLPVDERHRVAIIELSRRLGIGRRVRLAVTSRPIGPAVFGLLRPTILLPESLLSGMADEHAELVLAHELVHVRRRDELASKMQLAAQLIWWFNPLIWWVNQNMSRAREHCCDEEVIAGIGCKPVVYARALLNVLEQRGRLRSLVALPGVRPLEVNSQRLEAIMRYVSADRRRANHFARAVFMAGLLLFVPGTGLTITANLHAQDKQEGASLNTSPDAKSDQPIDGTWKIVQCEFSGGVDAGIVGTVHTIQDGKWLRPGRRTGEYRLTMDLSKSPIWVDLSADRLGDETLKGICSLEGDKLTICYAYDPKLPRPSEFKTTPNAKGYLYVLERTNGVGVKTATADNASTAAAKLSPELEKLQGKWKIIDCEFSGHDESQAAGTIDAISGDKWLRPNRRTAAYQLKLEVSKKPMWVDLGADRLGDKTLKGIISLEGDKLKICYSYNPDLPRPTEFKTVAGTPAYIYVLERVTK; from the coding sequence ATGAACCGCTATCTCGACGATTTCGCGCAGCTGGCGTGGGTTCAACTTTGGCAAGTGGCCGTCGTTGCGACCCTGGTCGCGGTTTCAGTGAGGCTGTGGTGCCGTCGAAGACCTCGGTTGGCCTACGCCTTGTGGATGCTCGTTCTTTTCAAGGCGCTCGTGCCGCCAGTCTGGAGCAGTCCGACGAGTCTCTTCAGCTGGGCACTAGTTAATTCGAAATCGACATCCCTCGCCACCGAAGTCGTTCCCCAGGACGCCTCAGCACCCTCAGCATCCATCGCGCCGGTGAGCGAACAATTTGCACAGCAGCGGCACGACAGCGGGCCCGCCGCCGGCGAACTTCGCCATCCAACGATTAAGTGGCCGCGTGCAGGCGTTATCGGGTTTTACGTTTGGGCTGGCGGCCTCGCGCTCGGTGTGGTTTACGTTGCCGGTAAACATTTCGTTGCCTCGATCTTGATCCGGCGCTCGAGCCTTCCGGTCGACGAACGGCACAGGGTCGCGATCATCGAGCTGTCGCGTCGGCTGGGGATAGGTCGGCGCGTCAGGCTCGCCGTCACATCCCGGCCGATCGGTCCCGCGGTATTCGGGCTGTTGCGACCTACGATCCTGCTGCCCGAATCGCTTTTGTCCGGTATGGCTGACGAACACGCCGAACTCGTTCTGGCACACGAGCTAGTCCACGTTCGCAGACGCGATGAATTGGCAAGCAAGATGCAACTCGCCGCACAGCTGATCTGGTGGTTTAACCCATTGATCTGGTGGGTGAATCAAAATATGAGCCGCGCCCGCGAGCACTGTTGCGACGAAGAGGTCATCGCCGGCATCGGTTGTAAGCCGGTTGTGTATGCGCGGGCGTTGTTGAACGTTCTCGAGCAGCGAGGAAGATTGCGGTCGCTTGTCGCCTTGCCCGGAGTACGACCCTTGGAAGTCAATTCACAAAGATTGGAGGCCATCATGCGGTACGTAAGCGCCGACCGACGTCGAGCCAACCACTTCGCGCGTGCGGTTTTCATGGCAGGCCTTCTGCTGTTTGTCCCGGGGACAGGGTTGACCATCACTGCGAACCTGCACGCCCAGGACAAACAGGAGGGGGCGTCGTTAAACACTAGTCCTGATGCGAAGTCCGATCAGCCAATTGATGGCACGTGGAAGATCGTCCAGTGTGAGTTCTCGGGCGGAGTCGACGCAGGCATCGTGGGCACGGTACACACAATTCAAGATGGCAAATGGCTGCGCCCAGGTCGCCGGACGGGCGAATATCGGCTGACGATGGATCTCAGCAAAAGCCCGATATGGGTCGATCTATCGGCCGATCGCCTTGGCGATGAGACCTTGAAGGGAATCTGTTCACTCGAAGGGGACAAGCTCACTATCTGCTACGCCTATGACCCGAAACTTCCACGGCCGTCGGAATTCAAAACGACGCCAAACGCCAAGGGCTACTTGTACGTGCTGGAACGCACAAACGGAGTGGGCGTGAAAACTGCGACCGCAGATAACGCATCGACCGCGGCCGCCAAGCTTTCGCCCGAGCTCGAGAAGCTGCAAGGCAAATGGAAGATCATCGACTGTGAATTCTCGGGCCACGACGAGTCGCAAGCGGCCGGCACCATCGATGCGATTAGCGGCGACAAATGGCTTCGGCCCAATCGACGGACGGCCGCTTATCAATTGAAACTCGAAGTCAGCAAGAAACCGATGTGGGTCGATCTGGGGGCGGACCGGCTAGGCGACAAAACCCTGAAAGGAATCATCTCGCTGGAAGGTGACAAGCTGAAAATCTGCTACAGCTACAACCCAGATCTGCCGCGCCCCACGGAGTTCAAGACCGTTGCGGGCACGCCAGCTTATATCTATGTGCTTGAACGGGTCACGAAGTAG
- a CDS encoding SET domain-containing protein yields MPGKFKDEGVRNPKTTKPGRIRVGRSRVGRGVFAERWFAQYEVIGEVHGEVIEDREHESRYCMDLGDHRSLEPITPFRYMNHSCEPNCELHWFDVEGVRGGRQRRLYVIAIARIADGSELTIDYGWPAAWAIPCRCGAEDCRRWIVAAAELDRVETSTERASTNGDG; encoded by the coding sequence ATGCCCGGCAAATTCAAAGATGAAGGGGTTCGCAATCCTAAAACAACGAAGCCAGGTCGTATTCGCGTCGGCCGCAGCCGCGTGGGGCGCGGCGTCTTCGCCGAGCGGTGGTTCGCCCAGTACGAGGTCATCGGCGAGGTGCATGGTGAGGTCATCGAAGATCGCGAACACGAATCTCGCTACTGCATGGATCTGGGCGATCATCGCTCCTTGGAACCGATCACGCCATTTCGCTATATGAATCACAGCTGCGAACCCAATTGTGAGTTGCACTGGTTCGACGTTGAGGGAGTGCGCGGAGGGCGCCAAAGGCGCTTATACGTCATCGCCATCGCACGCATCGCCGACGGATCGGAACTGACGATCGACTACGGCTGGCCCGCCGCGTGGGCGATCCCCTGCCGGTGCGGAGCCGAGGATTGCCGGCGCTGGATCGTCGCCGCCGCAGAACTCGATCGAGTAGAAACTTCCACCGAGCGCGCCTCGACCAACGGCGACGGCTAG
- a CDS encoding 3-hydroxyacyl-ACP dehydratase FabZ family protein — protein MPTTEPIVPHEAFCLDRVIADQEAIRRVNPQRFEMEQLTAVVHDDEATQTVVGYKDLTANEFWCRGHFPAHPVTPGVLICEAAAQLCSYHAQSRNLTDGRVLGFGGLDQVRFRETVAVPSRLVIMAKVLKIRRGVMIVYRFQCFVEQRLVCDGELRGIGLPSL, from the coding sequence GTGCCCACAACGGAACCGATCGTGCCTCATGAGGCCTTCTGCCTGGATCGCGTGATCGCGGACCAGGAGGCGATTCGCCGCGTCAACCCGCAGCGGTTCGAGATGGAGCAGCTCACCGCGGTGGTCCACGATGACGAGGCCACGCAAACGGTCGTTGGCTACAAGGATTTGACGGCCAACGAATTCTGGTGCCGCGGCCATTTTCCGGCACATCCTGTGACACCGGGCGTTCTGATTTGCGAGGCGGCCGCACAGCTTTGCAGTTACCACGCCCAAAGTCGCAATCTCACCGATGGCCGGGTGCTGGGATTTGGAGGGCTTGACCAGGTACGTTTTCGCGAGACGGTGGCCGTTCCGTCACGGCTCGTGATCATGGCCAAGGTCTTGAAAATCCGCCGTGGCGTTATGATCGTCTATCGCTTCCAATGCTTCGTCGAGCAAAGGCTCGTCTGCGACGGCGAACTGCGCGGCATTGGCCTGCCCTCCCTCTAA
- a CDS encoding alpha/beta hydrolase gives MKPRSLSAVRILFGFVALVLTLVATSPAADPQANGPDVENVAYGPHQRNVLDLWKAKSEKPTPLVVFIHGGGFVNGDKGQVRNRPVIRQCLDAGVSFASINYRFREHAAIQDILRDAARAIQYLRAHAKEYNIDPARIAAFGGSAGAGTSLWLAFHDDLADPKATDPVLRQSSRLTAAGSLEGQASYDLRDWKQIVGDSPFARGAAEWVQFYRFASAADVDTPEADRVMRDCSMVNLITKDDVPVALACSFPDEEPKDRGAYLHHPKHSTAIADRCKQNGIDCLLLLDGSSGRAAREEQGTKVVAFLIDKLKAG, from the coding sequence ATGAAACCGCGCTCGCTATCCGCCGTCCGCATCCTGTTCGGTTTTGTTGCGCTGGTTCTCACACTGGTGGCCACATCGCCGGCCGCTGATCCGCAGGCGAATGGACCCGACGTGGAAAACGTCGCCTATGGTCCGCACCAGCGGAACGTCCTCGATTTATGGAAAGCGAAATCGGAGAAACCAACGCCGCTGGTGGTCTTCATCCACGGCGGTGGATTCGTCAATGGCGACAAAGGTCAGGTGCGTAATCGCCCCGTGATCCGCCAGTGTCTGGATGCCGGCGTTTCTTTCGCGTCGATCAACTATCGTTTCCGTGAACATGCCGCGATTCAGGATATCTTGCGGGATGCGGCGCGCGCGATTCAGTATCTCCGCGCGCACGCCAAGGAGTACAACATCGATCCCGCGCGGATCGCTGCCTTTGGCGGGTCAGCCGGAGCGGGCACGAGCTTGTGGCTGGCGTTTCATGACGACCTGGCCGATCCCAAGGCAACCGATCCCGTTCTGCGACAGTCGTCGCGCTTGACTGCGGCCGGTTCGCTCGAGGGGCAGGCTTCCTACGATTTACGCGACTGGAAACAAATCGTCGGCGATTCGCCCTTTGCGCGTGGCGCGGCGGAGTGGGTCCAATTTTATCGATTCGCCTCTGCGGCAGATGTAGATACGCCCGAGGCTGATCGAGTGATGCGCGACTGCAGCATGGTCAACCTGATCACGAAAGACGACGTGCCCGTGGCGCTGGCATGCTCGTTTCCGGACGAGGAGCCTAAGGACCGCGGCGCATACCTGCATCATCCGAAACATTCGACGGCGATCGCCGATCGGTGCAAGCAGAACGGCATCGATTGCCTGTTGTTGCTGGACGGGAGTAGCGGCCGCGCGGCACGCGAAGAACAGGGCACGAAGGTCGTGGCGTTCTTGATCGACAAGCTCAAAGCCGGCTGA
- a CDS encoding RNA-binding protein, with the protein MGKKLYVGNLSYGVKSSDLETLFSQFGQVQSAQVIEDRETGRSKGFGFVEMSSDAEAQAAIRGLHEQEHEGRPLTVNEAKPREDRGGGGGGGRRGGGGGGGYGGGRGGRY; encoded by the coding sequence GTGGGAAAGAAACTGTATGTCGGTAATCTGAGCTACGGTGTCAAAAGCTCCGACCTGGAGACACTGTTCTCGCAGTTCGGGCAGGTGCAAAGCGCGCAGGTGATCGAAGATCGCGAGACAGGGCGCAGCAAAGGCTTCGGCTTTGTCGAAATGAGCAGCGATGCCGAGGCACAGGCAGCCATTCGCGGCCTGCACGAGCAGGAGCATGAAGGACGTCCGCTGACGGTGAACGAAGCTAAACCGCGCGAAGATCGTGGCGGCGGCGGGGGCGGTGGACGCCGCGGTGGCGGCGGTGGCGGCGGCTACGGCGGTGGCCGCGGCGGTCGCTACTAG
- a CDS encoding BlaI/MecI/CopY family transcriptional regulator has translation MAKRPPVAKSELEIARVVWELRQASVRQVLEALPADRGLDFKTVQTYLRRLEAKGYVKTIRVGRSNVYRPTVQPGRVIGEVVDDMLNRLFDGEVLPLFQHMVNDRGLTTDEIEELRKLLDQLERGSP, from the coding sequence GTGGCCAAGCGACCACCGGTAGCCAAGTCGGAACTAGAGATTGCCCGCGTCGTCTGGGAATTGCGCCAGGCGAGCGTCCGCCAGGTGCTTGAGGCACTCCCGGCGGATCGCGGGCTCGATTTCAAGACGGTCCAGACATACTTGCGCCGGCTGGAGGCGAAAGGATACGTCAAGACGATTCGCGTCGGTCGTAGCAATGTCTATCGGCCAACCGTTCAGCCCGGGCGCGTCATCGGCGAGGTCGTGGACGACATGCTCAATCGGCTGTTCGACGGCGAAGTCCTCCCACTCTTTCAACACATGGTCAACGATCGTGGACTGACCACCGACGAGATTGAAGAACTACGCAAACTATTGGACCAGTTGGAAAGAGGCTCGCCATGA